The Silene latifolia isolate original U9 population chromosome 4, ASM4854445v1, whole genome shotgun sequence region acttacaaaaaaaaaaaaaaaaaaaaaaaaaaaaaaaaaaaaaaaaacactagaAATTTCGAACTTTTCAATTTTCATTGGCAAAGGGCGATGTCCCATTGCTAGTCTCACCTCGTTCCACTTAAGCACCCACAAGCGTTCGTGTTGCCAAATGGGTGGTGGGAGTTGACATAGTAACAGTTTTGTTTGGTGACTGAGGAGTAGTTTTTAAGGGAGCCTTCACTGAAATAGAATGACCATCTGATACTCCGTAtttcacaacaacaacaataccctTGTGCCTCAATGGCTCCGGGAAATTGCAGGATACCGTCTGATAACTCTGATATGTCCTTCAAAAAAAAGAATTACAAAAAAAGTTGCATATACAGAATTGGATCCTGAAATGTAAATGCCAGTGCTTAAGAATGAATTCCAAGTTTTGCGTACAAGGCCTCCGTGAAGGAACTTAGGAGCTACCTTACAACTTAGGAGTACTGTAAAGTCTATCTGATGCGTATCTACAAATCACTAATGAATGGCTTGAACGAGAGGATGTCTGTTAGTGCCGATGTTCATATTAATCATATTACTGATTCTTTGCAGATCCATACGTATCCTCAAGGCCACCTGACACTCTTTTTCTTCGCTCAGCTATCATGTCTGAATATGACTGCAATATTGAAAAAATCAGCCCTTTACTCTTACACCGTCTTCATATCCAAGACGTAAAAATTGACACACACAAATGAGAGAATGGACACCATAACATTCAACCTACTTAATCAAAAATGTAGTAAAAAGGGCAAAGATGATTTAGCATAGAttccgaacctaatactagggaTCCATGACCATAATTACTCTCCTTTGTGTATAACTCCTTCTGATAGTCTCAAATGTCGATATACTGGCAATTAAGTGCCGTCCTTGTTTGAATGATTACTCTATCTTGTCATAAGACGATTTTGAAGAGACATAATATTTCAGATTTGATATATCCAACTAAGTTGTAGTACTAGTAGTAAAGGGGAGGCAAACCTTTGGATACGAATATAGGAAGATGTACCACCATGCAGCGATTAGAGATGACGCTAATGCAGTTACAATGACCGAATGCAGAATGAGCCAACTGCATGCTATCACTGATACACCAGTAAGGGCTATCGTCCATGGTTGGCACCTATGAGAAAATACGATGCTCCCTATGAGACTGACAAAAATCTCAAATATTCAACATCAAAGTTCGACAACATGAACATTTGTTTTTATCAATTTATCATTCATACACAATCAGGCTTCCATGTTTTATGTCACCTAACATCAATAGCTTGCTCAAAGGATACCGTAACAGGCTACAGCTCTATGACCGTTTTTTCAGTAGCTTCAAGGAGGCTCGAATCAAAGTTATACAGTAGCCATTATACAGGATCAAATATAACAGTATTCATAATTCAGTGCTTCCAAAGGTCACCTACACATTTCATTTCCGTCATCCAATTTGCACTAATACACTAGATAACCAAGATCATTACATTGCGACGACATCCTACCACACATAGCCTTATGGAATCAAGCATCATTGCTTTTACATACTAATGCAACAGCCAGTTCTAGTCTTATGTTTCAGAAATATATATGCAATTACCTACCTTAtttcatatactccctccgtctaaatcatttgtttacctttgcttaAATTATTCAtcgcaaagaataaaaaaaaaggtaaacaaataaatgggACGCGGACGTGGTACCAGGTATGTAACAAAACACCTCATAATTCAATAAGCTAAATATGACTAATCACTTCATCAAGCACTAACTAACACAGGATAAAGATCAATTCTTTTCcgatgacccaagatgaaaattgcgacAAGAATCGAATAACCCGACTACAATAATGAAACAAATAAGCCATTTTAATGATTAAAGGAAGAATTACCAAGAGGGTTTGGTATCCCAAACAGAATCATATTCAAGTGAAAGAGAATTAAGATAACCTTCCATATCATCAACTACACCCTTATCATCATCTTTGAACTCAAAAGCCTCTACTTTCTCATTATTAGACTTGCTTCTTATTTTTACAATTTTACTGCTGTAATTAACAAATTGATGGATGTTAGATGGGAATTTTGAGGTGAAATTTGGATAATTGAGGTGGGTTTTTGATTGGTGATAATGGGTTCTCAAGGGATTGGAGAGAGTGACACTAGGAAAGGTAAGATTGGTGCATTGAAGTGCCATTTTTTGCTTGGTTTGTTCAAGGTTTGGTCTTTGATATTGCAAAGATACGAAGGTTTTGGTTCGACTCTTGGATTGCTAGGAATTTCCTTTGTTGTGATTAGACCGATCAATCAACGTAATCGTGCTTGGGCCGGGTTAATTTTGGTTTGCATATTTCGGCTTGGGTCAGGTAATTCGAATTCCGCTCATTTTCGTAGCAATTATTTTCAAGTTAATTATGGATAATAATCAGTTTGCAACAATATACATTTATATTGGCTTATACTGGGTCAAGTCAATAAGGGTCGAGTGCGGGTCTTGAGTTCAGGTATCGGGCCAGGTACTGGTCGCCGTGGTCTAATTGTGATTAGGAAAGGCAAATGAGGCTTAATCCAATAATCCGTAGGATAAATTAAACTTCTGAAATTTCAAATGTAGTAATTTCCTCCCTTaactttgtcaaaaaaaaaattaaaattgaattTCATTCGTATATTTTAACCTAAATACTAACATAAAAAATTTGATAGTAAGATTTATATTgcataaaa contains the following coding sequences:
- the LOC141652994 gene encoding uncharacterized protein LOC141652994 codes for the protein MALQCTNLTFPSVTLSNPLRTHYHQSKTHLNYPNFTSKFPSNIHQFVNYSSKIVKIRSKSNNEKVEAFEFKDDDKGVVDDMEGYLNSLSLEYDSVWDTKPSWCQPWTIALTGVSVIACSWLILHSVIVTALASSLIAAWWYIFLYSYPKSYSDMIAERRKRVSGGLEDTYGSAKNQ